The proteins below are encoded in one region of Oryzias melastigma strain HK-1 linkage group LG9, ASM292280v2, whole genome shotgun sequence:
- the si:ch211-236k19.2 gene encoding LIM/homeobox protein Lhx6: protein MSKSEIKKESGESSPSEAACLCSPALKNQCANCGMEIHDRYLLKVNNLNWHLGCLECSVCRASLHQHSSCYVKNKEIYCKLDYFSRFGTKCAQCGRQVYASDWVRRARGSVYHLACFACFSCKRQLSTGEEFGLVEGRVLCRSHYDIMLDNLRRAAESGTGLTLEGALPSDQDCQPKPAKRARTSFTSEQLQVMQTQFAQDNNPDAQTLQKLAEMTGLSRRVIQVWFQNCRARHKKQPPPQSSFSQGAPLSRMPPSLPEDIYSPFSSPDRPHLLTLHSYLDTHPFSVLAAPGHLTHPSISLPQLPISR, encoded by the exons ATG TCCAAGTCGGAGATAAAGAAGGAGTCCGGAGAGTCCAGCCCGTCCGAGGCCGCCTGCCTCTGCTCCCCGGCGCTCAAAAACCAGTGCGCCAACTGCGGCATGGAGATCCACGACCGCTACCTGCTCAAG GTGAATAATCTGAACTGGCACCTGGGCTGTCTGGAGTGCTCCGTCTGCAGAGCGTCTCTGCACcaacacagcagctgctacgtcaaaaacaaagagatttACTGCAAACTGGATTATTTCAG tAGGTTCGGCACCAAGTGCGCGCAGTGCGGCCGGCAGGTGTACGCCAGCGACTGGGTGCGGCGCGCGCGCGGCAGCGTGTACCACCTGGCCTGCTTCGCCTGCTTCTCCTGCAAACGGCAGCTGTCCACCGGGGAGGAGTTCGGCCTGGTGGAGGGCAGGGTGCTGTGCCGCAGCCACTACGACATCATGCTGGACAACCTCCGCAGGGCGGCCGAGAGCG GTACCGGGCTGACCCTGGAGGGGGCGCTGCCCTCCGACCAGGACTGCCAGCCCAAACCGGCCAAGAGGGCGCGGACGTCGTTCACCTCTGAGCAGCTGCAG GTGATGCAGACGCAGTTCGCCCAGGACAACAACCCGGATGCGCAGACGCTGCAGAAACTGGCAGAGATGACGGGTCTGAGCAGACGGGTCATACAG GTTTGGTTTCAGAACTGCCGAGCTCGGCACAAAAAGCAGCCGCCGCCGCAGAGCAGCTTCTCCCAGGGCGCCCCCCTGTCCAGGATGCCCCCCTCCCTGCCAGAAGACATCTACTCGCCGTTCAGCAGCCCTGACAGGCCACACCTCCTGACGCTGCACAGCTACCTGGACA CTCACCCCTTCTCTGTCCTCGCCGCCCCGGGTCACCTGACCCACCCGTCCATCTCCTTACCACAGCTCCCCATCAGCCGCTGA